From the Billgrantia sulfidoxydans genome, one window contains:
- a CDS encoding NAD-dependent epimerase/dehydratase family protein, with protein MIDRLLVTGAAGGMGRIIRPHLAQLARTVRLSDIAELGEAASHEELVPCDLADAGAVGKLVQGCDAIIHLGGVSVEKPWASLLQANIVGTYNLYEAVRRHGKPRVIFASSNHTTGYYERSRRIDTEVPHRPDSLYGVTKCFGEDLASLYHDKFGVETLSVRIGWCHPKPTDTRKLAIWLSAEDFISLVQRAIVTPRLGCTVVYGFSNNAERWWDNSKAAFLGWVPKDSSAAWREEMEALDANLDPTDPAVVYQGGSFASSGHPDD; from the coding sequence ATGATCGATCGACTGTTGGTAACGGGCGCCGCCGGCGGCATGGGCCGCATCATCCGGCCGCACCTGGCGCAGCTGGCGCGTACGGTGCGGCTGTCGGACATCGCCGAGCTGGGCGAGGCGGCCAGCCACGAGGAACTCGTGCCGTGCGACCTCGCCGACGCCGGGGCGGTGGGTAAGCTGGTGCAGGGCTGCGACGCCATCATCCACCTGGGCGGCGTCTCGGTGGAGAAGCCTTGGGCGAGCCTGCTGCAGGCCAACATCGTCGGTACCTACAACCTCTACGAGGCGGTGCGCCGACACGGCAAGCCGCGGGTGATCTTCGCCAGCTCCAACCACACCACCGGCTACTACGAGCGGTCGCGGCGCATCGACACCGAGGTGCCGCACCGGCCCGACTCGCTCTACGGCGTGACCAAGTGTTTCGGCGAAGACCTGGCCAGCCTGTATCATGACAAGTTCGGCGTCGAGACGCTCAGCGTGCGCATCGGCTGGTGCCACCCCAAGCCGACCGACACGCGCAAGCTGGCGATCTGGCTCAGCGCCGAGGATTTCATCAGCCTGGTGCAGCGGGCCATCGTCACCCCGCGCCTGGGCTGCACGGTGGTCTACGGCTTCTCGAACAATGCCGAACGCTGGTGGGACAACAGCAAGGCGGCCTTTCTCGGCTGGGTGCCGAAGGACAGCTCGGCGGCCTGGCGCGAGGAGATGGAAGCGCTCGACGCGAATCTCGATCCCACGGATCCGGCGGTCGTCTACCAGGGCGGATCCTTTGCCAGCTCCGGGCACCCCGACGATTGA
- a CDS encoding mandelate racemase/muconate lactonizing enzyme family protein has product MKIAAVHTHILDHVLDTAFESASMHFARRQHCLVEIVCDDGTTGWGECLGPAQPNAAVVKAYSAALIGQDPLQTEKLWLELYNRLRDQGQRGLTVTALSGIDIALWDIKGKHFGVPISTLLGGRFRDSVRAYATGSFRREGVDRVEDIAREVAGYRREGFHAVKIKIGFDVEEDLRVIEAVRESIGPDMRLMIDANHGYDTLEAVEVGRRAAKFGIDWFEEPVLPEHVSAYRAVRADQPIPVAGGETWHGRYAMHEPLATRAVDIVQPDICGVGGFTEIRRVADMAALHGVRLVPHVWGTAVCLAASLQFMAALLPNPPRRDPIEPILEFDRTENPFRQAVVTTPIEHHRGVVAIPDGPGLGIEIDREALARFALEEA; this is encoded by the coding sequence ATGAAAATTGCAGCCGTACACACCCATATCCTCGACCACGTGCTCGACACCGCCTTCGAGAGCGCTTCGATGCACTTCGCCCGGCGCCAGCACTGCCTGGTCGAGATCGTCTGCGACGACGGCACCACCGGCTGGGGCGAGTGCCTGGGGCCGGCCCAGCCCAACGCGGCGGTGGTCAAGGCCTACAGTGCCGCGCTGATCGGTCAGGACCCGCTGCAGACCGAGAAGCTCTGGCTCGAGCTCTACAATCGACTGCGCGACCAGGGCCAGCGCGGCCTGACCGTGACCGCCCTGAGCGGCATCGACATCGCCCTGTGGGACATCAAGGGCAAGCACTTCGGCGTGCCGATCTCGACCCTGCTCGGCGGCCGCTTCCGCGACAGCGTGCGGGCCTACGCCACCGGCTCGTTCCGCCGGGAAGGCGTCGACCGGGTCGAGGACATCGCCCGCGAGGTGGCGGGCTACCGCCGCGAAGGCTTCCACGCGGTGAAGATCAAGATCGGTTTCGACGTCGAGGAGGACCTGCGCGTCATCGAGGCGGTGCGCGAATCGATCGGGCCCGACATGCGCCTGATGATCGACGCCAATCACGGCTACGACACTCTGGAAGCCGTCGAAGTGGGCCGGCGGGCGGCGAAGTTCGGCATCGACTGGTTCGAGGAGCCGGTGCTGCCCGAGCATGTCTCGGCCTACCGGGCGGTGCGTGCCGATCAGCCGATCCCGGTGGCCGGCGGCGAGACCTGGCACGGCCGTTATGCCATGCACGAGCCGCTGGCGACCCGCGCCGTGGACATCGTCCAGCCCGACATCTGCGGCGTCGGTGGCTTCACCGAGATTCGCCGGGTGGCGGACATGGCGGCGCTGCACGGCGTGCGCCTGGTGCCGCACGTATGGGGCACCGCGGTATGCCTGGCCGCCAGCCTGCAGTTCATGGCCGCCCTGCTGCCCAACCCGCCGCGGCGCGACCCGATCGAGCCGATTCTCGAGTTCGATCGCACCGAGAACCCCTTCCGCCAGGCGGTGGTGACGACGCCCATCGAACACCACCGGGGCGTGGTGGCGATACCGGACGGGCCCGGGCTCGGCATCGAGATCGACCGCGAGGCCCTCGCCCGCTTCGCCCTCGAGGAGGCATGA
- a CDS encoding CvfB family protein, which yields MASLPNDRRQGRPNSPRPPSERQRERASRTPKAQVGEVAYLEVVTVNETGAFLDWGHTRDVLLPFGEQRFRPTPGKRVLVRLYEDQQGRPVASQKLDRFVLDEAMGLAPGDEVELIVADATDLGYKAVVNHRFWGLLYRDDATRPLRRGQRAKGYVKRVRDDGRLDLSLLPPGPARLDVVGEQVLKALRESGGYLPLSDSSDAAAIKARLGVSKNAFKQAIGRLYKRRLIVIEAHGIRLVPGATTEPG from the coding sequence ATGGCCTCTCTTCCCAACGACCGTCGCCAGGGTCGCCCCAATTCTCCAAGGCCCCCATCGGAACGTCAGCGCGAACGCGCCTCGCGCACGCCCAAGGCCCAGGTGGGCGAAGTGGCCTACCTGGAGGTGGTCACGGTCAACGAGACCGGTGCCTTTCTCGACTGGGGCCATACGCGCGACGTGCTGCTGCCCTTCGGCGAGCAGCGCTTCCGGCCCACGCCGGGCAAGCGGGTGCTGGTGCGGCTCTACGAGGACCAGCAGGGGCGGCCGGTGGCGTCGCAGAAGCTCGATCGCTTCGTGCTGGACGAGGCGATGGGGCTGGCGCCGGGCGACGAGGTGGAACTGATCGTCGCCGACGCCACCGACCTCGGCTACAAGGCGGTGGTCAATCATCGCTTCTGGGGGCTGCTCTATCGCGACGATGCCACCCGGCCACTGCGCCGGGGGCAGCGGGCCAAGGGCTACGTCAAGCGCGTGCGCGACGACGGCCGGCTCGATCTCTCGCTGCTGCCGCCGGGGCCGGCACGTCTCGACGTGGTGGGCGAGCAGGTGCTCAAGGCGCTGCGCGAGAGCGGCGGCTACCTGCCGCTCTCGGACAGCAGCGATGCCGCGGCGATCAAGGCGCGCCTGGGGGTGAGCAAGAACGCCTTCAAGCAGGCCATCGGGCGGCTCTACAAGCGACGCCTGATCGTCATCGAGGCCCACGGTATCCGCCTGGTGCCGGGGGCTACCACCGAGCCGGGCTAG
- a CDS encoding FadR/GntR family transcriptional regulator, protein MAGKSDITADFKQLKVQKLSREGSLSLHVADQLEALIVNGGIGVGEKLPTENGLCDVFGVSRTVIREAITHLKSLGLVETRRGVGTTVLRSTSVEAMPAKRISPTTVEDILHVLELRLNLEPAAAALAAERHDEEDEHTLVEKHAAFIEARAAKSQAREEDYEFHYAIAAATKNPFFKMFYEQLSQGVIPRAKLMSIEINTAATDKYLARVEEEHTYILEAILARDPEAAREMMYQHLNRARTMYAKYQEA, encoded by the coding sequence ATGGCAGGTAAATCCGATATCACGGCCGACTTCAAGCAACTGAAAGTCCAGAAGCTTTCACGCGAAGGCAGCCTCTCCCTGCATGTCGCCGACCAGCTCGAGGCGCTGATCGTCAACGGCGGGATCGGCGTGGGCGAGAAGCTGCCGACTGAGAACGGACTGTGCGACGTCTTCGGCGTCAGCCGCACGGTGATCCGCGAAGCCATCACCCATCTCAAGTCGCTGGGGCTGGTGGAGACCCGCCGCGGCGTCGGCACCACCGTGCTGCGCTCGACCAGCGTCGAGGCGATGCCGGCGAAACGCATCAGCCCGACAACCGTGGAGGACATCCTGCACGTGCTCGAGCTGCGGCTCAACCTGGAACCGGCGGCGGCGGCGCTGGCCGCCGAGCGGCACGACGAGGAGGACGAACACACCCTCGTGGAGAAGCATGCGGCCTTCATCGAGGCGCGTGCGGCGAAGTCCCAGGCGCGCGAAGAGGACTACGAGTTCCACTATGCGATCGCCGCCGCCACCAAGAATCCTTTCTTCAAGATGTTCTACGAGCAGCTCAGCCAGGGTGTGATTCCCCGCGCCAAGCTGATGAGCATCGAGATCAACACCGCGGCCACCGACAAGTACCTCGCCCGGGTCGAGGAAGAACATACCTACATTCTCGAGGCGATCCTGGCCCGTGACCCCGAGGCAGCGCGTGAGATGATGTACCAGCATCTCAACCGCGCGCGGACCATGTACGCCAAGTACCAGGAAGCCTAA
- a CDS encoding TRAP transporter large permease: MGLAILFGVFFLGLVAGAPVAFAVGLAAVATFLYEGLPLFVAFQRILSGISVFSLLAIPFFIFAGELMLHGGISARLVRLASAAVGRMRGGLGIVNVSSSMLFGGISGSAVADTSALGSILVPVMKEKGYDADYAVNVTVTSSVAGVVIPPSHNMILYAVAAGGGISVTQLFIAGIVPGILMCLTLAVAAYLVAVKRGYRGETFPGWDVLIISLAAALPGLLTAVIIVGGVLSGILTVTESGAFGAIYAIVVTALVYRELRWASFKAAVLQSVKTTALVMILVGCASAFSYLLALYNVPLLLTDVLMALSDKPIVIFLLLNLLLLGLGMIMDMAALILICTPIFLPVAMQFGMDPIQFGIIMMMNLGLGLCTPPVGACLFVGCVIGKIKIEEAVRTIWPFYLALFVALMLVTYVPAVSLSLPVLFR, from the coding sequence ATGGGCCTGGCCATTCTGTTCGGTGTCTTCTTTCTCGGCCTGGTGGCAGGCGCCCCCGTGGCATTCGCCGTGGGGCTGGCCGCCGTGGCCACCTTCCTCTACGAGGGGCTACCGCTGTTCGTGGCGTTCCAGCGCATCCTGTCGGGGATCTCGGTCTTCTCGCTGCTGGCCATTCCATTCTTCATCTTTGCCGGCGAGCTGATGCTGCACGGCGGGATCTCCGCCCGCCTGGTGCGCCTGGCGTCCGCTGCGGTAGGCAGGATGCGCGGCGGACTGGGCATCGTCAACGTCAGCTCCTCGATGCTGTTCGGCGGCATTTCTGGCTCGGCCGTGGCCGATACCTCGGCGCTCGGTTCGATCCTGGTGCCGGTAATGAAGGAGAAGGGCTACGATGCCGACTATGCCGTCAACGTCACGGTGACCTCCTCGGTCGCCGGCGTGGTGATCCCCCCGAGCCACAACATGATTCTCTATGCCGTGGCGGCCGGCGGTGGCATTTCGGTCACCCAGCTGTTCATCGCCGGTATCGTGCCGGGCATCCTGATGTGTCTGACGCTGGCCGTGGCGGCCTACCTGGTGGCGGTGAAACGCGGCTACCGGGGCGAGACCTTTCCCGGCTGGGACGTGCTGATCATCAGCCTGGCCGCGGCCCTGCCGGGGCTGCTCACGGCGGTGATCATCGTCGGCGGGGTGCTGTCGGGCATTCTCACCGTGACCGAATCCGGGGCCTTCGGCGCCATCTATGCCATCGTCGTCACCGCGCTGGTCTACCGCGAGCTGCGCTGGGCCTCGTTCAAGGCGGCGGTGCTGCAGTCGGTGAAGACCACCGCGCTGGTGATGATCCTGGTCGGCTGCGCCTCGGCGTTCTCCTACCTGCTGGCGCTCTACAACGTGCCGCTGCTGCTGACCGACGTGCTGATGGCGCTGTCCGACAAGCCCATCGTCATCTTCCTGCTGCTCAACCTGCTGTTGCTGGGGCTCGGCATGATCATGGACATGGCGGCGCTGATCCTGATCTGTACGCCAATCTTCCTGCCGGTGGCGATGCAGTTCGGCATGGATCCGATCCAGTTCGGCATCATCATGATGATGAACCTGGGGCTGGGGCTGTGCACGCCGCCGGTGGGGGCCTGCCTGTTCGTCGGCTGCGTGATCGGCAAGATCAAGATCGAAGAGGCCGTGCGCACCATCTGGCCCTTCTACCTGGCGCTGTTCGTCGCCCTGATGCTGGTGACCTACGTGCCGGCCGTCTCGCTGTCGCTGCCGGTGCTGTTCCGCTGA
- a CDS encoding VOC family protein: MIDIQQIHHVAYRCRDAKETVEWYQDKLNMEFLVAIAEDRVPSTKAPDPYMHLFLDAGNGNILAFFELPNSPEMGRDPNTPEWVQHIAFRVADEAALLSAKAQLESKGVEVIGPTEHGIIRSIYFFDPNGHRLELTYVKGTPEQMRQLKEVAPAMVEEWSKTKRAPKHAAWLHEEEFQALD, encoded by the coding sequence ATGATCGATATCCAGCAGATCCACCACGTCGCCTATCGCTGCCGCGATGCCAAGGAAACCGTCGAGTGGTACCAGGACAAGCTCAACATGGAGTTCCTGGTCGCCATCGCCGAGGACCGCGTGCCCTCCACCAAGGCGCCCGATCCCTACATGCACCTGTTCCTGGACGCCGGCAACGGCAACATTCTGGCCTTCTTCGAGCTGCCCAACTCGCCCGAGATGGGCCGCGACCCCAACACCCCGGAGTGGGTCCAGCATATCGCCTTCCGGGTGGCCGACGAAGCGGCCCTGCTGTCGGCGAAGGCGCAGCTCGAGAGCAAGGGCGTGGAGGTGATCGGCCCCACCGAGCACGGCATCATCCGCTCGATCTACTTCTTCGACCCCAACGGCCATCGCCTGGAGCTGACCTACGTGAAGGGCACGCCGGAGCAGATGCGCCAGCTCAAGGAGGTGGCGCCGGCGATGGTCGAGGAGTGGTCGAAGACCAAGCGCGCGCCCAAGCATGCCGCCTGGCTGCACGAGGAGGAGTTCCAAGCGCTCGACTGA
- a CDS encoding energy transducer TonB, with protein sequence MAASISDSIHYAPVTRPYRRWLALSAALLLHLLLFGIVASRQFAPAPLERTSLDVVLVTRPAEAPVDADAIAEAEQAAAGEQAEEAPAEQRAAPLEELPVPEAPQRTVEPATSSEAERPDAEPADEAPAEATEESEAPPRTEPQSAPPPEALSAEPTAAAPSASGRDLLAQATSSIRQQGLDANLAGPADDPPRSAARRAAEARYIDDWTRRVEDYGNRVHPAPSHLHGQLRIRVVIGRDGQLRQAEVIQSSGHTELDQAALDTVRGAGPYRPFDSTMGERDSLSITRVWRFGQGNHFGVR encoded by the coding sequence ATGGCGGCCTCGATCAGCGACTCCATCCACTACGCGCCGGTCACGCGACCCTATCGTCGCTGGTTGGCGCTGTCCGCCGCGCTGCTGCTGCACCTGCTGCTGTTCGGGATAGTGGCGAGCCGGCAGTTCGCCCCGGCGCCGTTGGAGCGCACCAGCCTGGATGTGGTACTGGTGACCCGCCCGGCCGAGGCGCCGGTGGACGCCGATGCCATCGCCGAGGCGGAGCAGGCGGCGGCCGGTGAGCAAGCCGAGGAGGCACCCGCCGAGCAGCGAGCGGCACCGCTGGAGGAGTTGCCGGTGCCGGAGGCACCGCAGCGTACGGTGGAGCCGGCCACGTCAAGCGAGGCCGAGCGCCCCGACGCCGAGCCCGCCGACGAAGCGCCAGCCGAAGCCACCGAGGAGAGCGAAGCCCCGCCACGGACGGAGCCGCAGAGCGCCCCCCCGCCGGAGGCATTATCCGCGGAGCCGACCGCCGCGGCGCCTTCTGCGTCGGGGCGCGACCTGCTCGCTCAGGCCACCAGCAGCATTCGCCAGCAGGGGCTCGACGCCAACCTCGCGGGGCCGGCCGACGACCCGCCGCGATCCGCCGCCCGGCGCGCCGCCGAGGCGCGCTACATCGACGACTGGACCCGCCGCGTCGAGGACTACGGCAACCGGGTGCATCCGGCACCAAGCCACCTGCACGGCCAGCTGCGCATCCGCGTGGTGATCGGACGCGATGGTCAGCTTCGCCAGGCGGAGGTGATACAATCTTCAGGACATACCGAACTCGATCAGGCGGCACTCGATACCGTGCGCGGTGCCGGGCCCTACCGGCCCTTCGACAGCACCATGGGTGAGCGGGACAGCCTCTCCATCACCCGCGTCTGGCGGTTCGGGCAAGGCAATCATTTTGGCGTGCGCTAA
- a CDS encoding TRAP transporter small permease has protein sequence MRTHVDVEAAVTFPRLKHIAGKVLDGLASLCLAAAGVMLVFLIAIFGWLVFGRYVLNNTPTWVEQAALLLVVYITCLGAAAGVRGNSHLSIDFVREGMPEPFRTLFRYVADLFVIAFGAFMAYQGWGLVMANLERAIPMIRLAESWRAAPLVICGVLIVLFSVANIVSRITAYESNEGN, from the coding sequence ATGAGAACCCATGTCGATGTCGAGGCTGCCGTGACGTTCCCCCGCCTGAAGCACATTGCCGGCAAGGTACTGGATGGCCTGGCCAGCCTCTGCCTGGCGGCGGCGGGCGTCATGCTCGTCTTTCTCATCGCCATCTTCGGCTGGCTGGTGTTCGGCCGCTACGTGCTCAACAACACGCCGACCTGGGTCGAGCAGGCTGCCCTGCTGCTGGTGGTCTACATCACCTGCCTGGGGGCCGCGGCCGGGGTCAGGGGAAATTCCCACTTGAGCATCGACTTCGTGCGCGAAGGCATGCCCGAGCCCTTCAGGACGCTCTTTCGCTACGTCGCCGATCTCTTCGTCATCGCCTTCGGCGCCTTCATGGCCTACCAGGGCTGGGGCCTGGTGATGGCCAACCTCGAGCGGGCGATTCCGATGATCCGCCTCGCCGAGAGCTGGCGCGCCGCGCCCCTGGTGATCTGCGGCGTGCTGATCGTGCTGTTCTCCGTGGCCAACATCGTGTCGCGCATTACCGCTTACGAATCCAACGAGGGTAACTGA
- a CDS encoding amidohydrolase family protein: MTAIPANTRPLDGPPPRLAAPPGATDCHMHLYLPGFAAQPGGPGIVELATVEDYRRVQARLGLERVVVTQSNAYQLDNGALLEALGQLGTETARGVAAVAPGTAETTLRDWHAKGVRGARIMNLPGGAVTHADMPAVERLVRPLGWHLMVQFNGQHLDDYLDGLQRLEGDYIIDHIGKFMPPVPANDRRVDAILRLLDRGNAWFKLCGGYETSTIGGPRYEDVGAIAWRVVAHAPERVIWGSNWPHVGVPRERYPDDAEQLDVLLGWAGPETRRRILVDNPAALYGF, translated from the coding sequence GTGACCGCGATACCTGCCAATACCCGGCCGCTGGACGGTCCGCCGCCGCGGCTGGCCGCACCGCCGGGTGCCACCGACTGCCACATGCACCTCTACCTGCCGGGCTTCGCGGCCCAGCCCGGCGGGCCCGGCATCGTCGAGCTGGCCACGGTCGAGGATTACCGCCGGGTGCAGGCGCGTCTGGGGCTGGAGCGGGTGGTGGTCACCCAATCCAACGCCTATCAGCTCGACAACGGTGCGCTGCTCGAAGCCCTCGGCCAATTGGGCACTGAAACGGCGCGCGGTGTGGCGGCGGTGGCCCCCGGCACCGCTGAGACGACGCTGCGCGACTGGCATGCCAAAGGCGTGCGCGGCGCGCGCATCATGAACCTGCCCGGCGGCGCCGTGACCCATGCCGACATGCCCGCGGTCGAGCGCCTGGTCCGTCCGCTGGGCTGGCACCTGATGGTGCAGTTCAACGGCCAGCACCTGGACGATTACCTCGACGGCCTGCAGCGCCTCGAGGGCGACTACATCATCGACCATATCGGCAAGTTCATGCCGCCGGTGCCGGCGAACGATCGCCGCGTCGACGCCATCCTGCGGCTGCTCGATCGCGGCAACGCCTGGTTCAAGCTGTGTGGCGGCTACGAGACCAGCACAATCGGGGGGCCGCGCTACGAGGACGTCGGCGCCATCGCCTGGCGTGTCGTTGCCCATGCCCCCGAGCGGGTGATCTGGGGCTCGAACTGGCCCCATGTCGGCGTGCCGCGCGAGCGCTATCCCGATGATGCCGAGCAGCTCGACGTGCTGCTCGGCTGGGCCGGACCCGAGACACGCCGCCGGATCCTGGTCGACAACCCTGCCGCCCTGTACGGCTTCTGA
- the gshB gene encoding glutathione synthase: MSRQTSERSLRVGVVMDSIAHLTYKKDTTLAMLWAAQERGWSLHYMEQEDLYLRDGRAHARMRDLAAFRNPDDWYALGAPEARPLAELDVILMRKDPPVDAHFLNAVHLLGFAEREGVLVVNPTRALLECNEKLFAQQFPQCCTPTVVSCSEAVLRAFHAEHQDVIFKPLDGMGGSGIFHVRPEGRNLGAIIETLSERGQRQIMAQRYIPEIKDGDTRILLVDGEPVPYGLARVPMAGETRGNLAAGGTGVSRELTARDHWLIGQVQPMIREKGLMFVGLDVIGDYITEINVTSPTCVREIDDQRGTDIAGLLMDAIERRLAQRS, translated from the coding sequence ATGAGCCGACAGACGAGCGAACGATCCCTGCGGGTGGGCGTGGTGATGGACTCCATCGCCCACCTCACCTACAAGAAGGACACCACCCTGGCCATGCTGTGGGCGGCCCAGGAGCGCGGCTGGTCGCTGCACTACATGGAGCAGGAGGATCTCTACCTGCGCGATGGCCGGGCCCACGCGCGCATGCGTGACCTGGCCGCCTTCCGCAACCCCGACGACTGGTACGCGCTGGGGGCGCCGGAGGCGCGTCCGCTGGCCGAGCTCGATGTGATCCTGATGCGCAAGGACCCGCCGGTCGATGCGCACTTCCTCAATGCCGTGCACCTGCTGGGCTTCGCGGAACGCGAGGGCGTGCTGGTGGTCAATCCCACGCGGGCCTTGCTGGAGTGCAACGAGAAGCTGTTCGCCCAGCAGTTCCCGCAGTGCTGCACGCCGACGGTAGTGTCGTGCAGCGAAGCGGTATTGCGCGCCTTCCATGCCGAGCACCAGGACGTGATCTTCAAGCCGCTGGACGGCATGGGCGGCAGCGGGATCTTCCATGTCCGCCCCGAAGGGCGGAACCTAGGGGCCATCATCGAGACGCTGAGCGAACGCGGCCAGCGCCAGATCATGGCCCAGCGCTACATTCCCGAGATCAAGGACGGCGATACCCGTATCCTGCTGGTGGACGGCGAGCCGGTACCCTACGGCCTGGCCCGGGTGCCCATGGCCGGCGAGACCCGCGGCAACCTGGCCGCCGGCGGCACCGGCGTCAGCCGCGAGCTGACCGCCCGCGACCACTGGCTGATCGGGCAGGTGCAGCCGATGATCCGCGAGAAGGGGCTGATGTTCGTCGGGCTCGACGTGATCGGCGACTACATCACCGAGATCAACGTGACGAGCCCCACCTGCGTGCGCGAGATCGACGACCAGCGCGGTACCGACATCGCCGGCCTGCTGATGGATGCCATCGAGCGGCGCCTGGCGCAGCGGTCGTAA
- a CDS encoding aldehyde dehydrogenase (NADP(+)): MTPQGKMLIGREAASGSSKPIHAVNPATGEQLAPTYAGGTQAEVERACELAEAAFATYRETTLEQRAAFLDTVASEIEAIGDELIERAIAETGLPRARLEGERGRTCGQLRLFASVVRAGEWLDLRLDPALPEREPMPRADLRQRHIPLGPVAVFGASNFPLAFSVAGGDTASALAAGCPVIVKGHSAHPGTSELVGRAVQRAVEKRDLPEGTFSLLFGSGSEIGQALVADPRIQAVGFTGSRGGGTALMKTAQARPQPIPVYAEMSSINPVFLLPEALRARGAKIAEGFVASLNMGAGQFCTNPGLVIAVKGPELSAFVEAAADAVKASAAQTMLTPGIHAAYEQGVGWLSSNDKVREVARGQVGESAHPCQAGLYVTAAGDFLADTELQEEVFGATSLVIECADQHEMRQVASQLEGQLTATLQMDDADLDAAKALLPILERKAGRILANGWPTGVEVCHAMVHGGPYPATSDSRTTSVGSAAIFRFLRPVCYQALPQGLLPEALKDGNPWKVSRLVDGKREA; the protein is encoded by the coding sequence ATGACCCCGCAAGGCAAGATGCTGATCGGCCGCGAGGCCGCAAGCGGCAGTTCAAAGCCCATCCACGCCGTCAATCCCGCCACCGGCGAGCAGCTCGCGCCTACCTATGCCGGCGGCACCCAGGCCGAGGTCGAGCGCGCCTGTGAGCTGGCCGAGGCGGCCTTCGCCACCTACCGCGAGACCACGCTGGAGCAGCGTGCGGCGTTTCTCGACACCGTGGCCAGCGAGATCGAGGCCATCGGCGACGAGCTGATCGAACGCGCCATCGCCGAGACCGGCCTGCCCCGGGCGCGCCTGGAGGGCGAGCGCGGCCGCACCTGCGGCCAGCTGCGCCTGTTCGCCAGCGTGGTGCGCGCCGGCGAGTGGCTTGACCTGCGCCTCGACCCGGCGCTGCCCGAGCGCGAGCCGATGCCCCGCGCCGACCTGCGCCAGCGTCATATTCCGCTCGGCCCCGTCGCCGTGTTCGGCGCCAGTAACTTCCCGCTGGCCTTCTCCGTGGCCGGTGGCGACACCGCCTCGGCGCTGGCCGCCGGCTGCCCGGTGATCGTCAAGGGTCACTCGGCCCACCCCGGCACCTCCGAGCTGGTCGGTCGTGCCGTGCAGCGCGCGGTCGAGAAGCGCGACCTGCCGGAAGGCACCTTCTCGCTGCTGTTCGGTTCGGGCAGCGAGATCGGCCAGGCGCTGGTCGCTGATCCGCGCATCCAGGCGGTGGGCTTCACCGGCTCCCGCGGCGGCGGCACGGCCTTGATGAAGACCGCCCAGGCCCGCCCCCAGCCGATCCCGGTCTACGCCGAGATGAGTTCGATCAACCCGGTGTTCCTGCTGCCCGAGGCATTGCGTGCCCGTGGGGCGAAGATCGCCGAGGGCTTCGTCGCCTCGCTCAACATGGGCGCCGGGCAGTTCTGCACCAACCCGGGCTTGGTCATCGCGGTGAAGGGCCCCGAGCTTTCCGCCTTCGTCGAGGCCGCGGCTGACGCGGTGAAGGCCAGCGCCGCCCAGACCATGCTCACTCCGGGCATCCACGCGGCCTACGAGCAGGGCGTGGGCTGGCTTTCGAGCAACGACAAGGTCAGGGAAGTCGCCCGCGGCCAGGTGGGCGAATCGGCCCACCCGTGCCAGGCGGGGCTTTACGTCACCGCGGCCGGGGACTTCCTCGCGGATACCGAGCTGCAGGAGGAGGTGTTCGGCGCAACCTCGCTGGTGATCGAGTGCGCCGATCAGCACGAGATGCGCCAGGTCGCCTCGCAGCTCGAAGGCCAGCTCACCGCCACGCTGCAGATGGACGACGCCGACCTGGACGCGGCGAAAGCGCTGCTGCCGATCCTCGAGCGCAAGGCGGGACGGATCCTGGCCAACGGCTGGCCCACCGGGGTCGAGGTCTGCCACGCCATGGTCCACGGCGGGCCCTACCCGGCGACCTCCGACTCGCGCACCACCTCGGTGGGCAGCGCGGCGATCTTCCGCTTCCTGCGCCCGGTGTGCTACCAGGCGCTGCCGCAGGGCCTGCTGCCCGAGGCGCTCAAGGACGGCAATCCGTGGAAGGTCTCACGACTGGTGGATGGCAAGCGCGAGGCGTAG